Proteins from a single region of Mycobacteriales bacterium:
- a CDS encoding glycerol-3-phosphate acyltransferase: MTLLLAVVAGYLLGAVSPATLLARRAGADLRASGSGNPGATNVGRLLGPRAGVLVAVLDVLKGLLPAAAFGLLAHEAGLLAGLAAMLGHVTSPFLRGRGGKGVATAAGAVLGSHPAWAPLVLLVWLVVTGLSRWVALGSVAAVAGLVVCAVAFRAPGADVAWAAAIALVVLTRHRRNFFSTDRSRARREADPAP, from the coding sequence GTGACGCTGCTGCTCGCCGTCGTCGCCGGGTACCTGCTCGGCGCCGTGTCGCCCGCGACGCTGCTCGCCCGCCGCGCCGGCGCCGACCTGCGCGCCTCCGGCTCCGGCAACCCCGGCGCCACCAACGTCGGCCGCCTCCTCGGCCCGCGCGCCGGCGTCCTCGTCGCCGTCCTCGACGTCCTCAAGGGGCTGCTGCCCGCGGCGGCGTTCGGGCTGCTGGCGCACGAGGCCGGGCTGCTCGCCGGGCTGGCGGCGATGCTCGGGCACGTCACGTCGCCGTTCCTGCGCGGGCGCGGCGGCAAGGGCGTCGCCACCGCCGCCGGCGCCGTCCTCGGCTCGCACCCGGCGTGGGCGCCGTTGGTGCTGCTCGTCTGGCTCGTCGTCACCGGCCTCTCCCGCTGGGTCGCGCTCGGCTCCGTCGCGGCCGTGGCGGGCCTGGTCGTGTGCGCGGTGGCGTTCCGCGCGCCGGGCGCGGACGTTGCGTGGGCGGCCGCGATCGCGCTCGTCGTCCTCACCAGACACAGGCGGAACTTCTTCTCCACAGATCGCTCCCGCGCCCGCCGCGAGGCCGACCCGGCGCCCTAA
- a CDS encoding ComEA family DNA-binding protein translates to MSLRPPDAVRARLAALVTPAPPPEPAEPVEPVGSLRGGRFDPGPRGAAALALVAVLAVAVTAFVVWRGRPRAVSAPPPPAVAVSTVAPAMLVVDVTGAVRRPGLVRVPAGSRVADALAAAGGVRPGAATTGLNLARKVVDGEQLVVGGPASPGAPAAAASGGLVNLNTATADDLDALPGVGPVLAQRIVEWRTQHGSFASVDQLREVSGIGARKLASLRDLVAV, encoded by the coding sequence ATGTCGCTCCGTCCTCCCGACGCCGTCCGCGCGCGCCTGGCCGCGCTCGTCACGCCTGCGCCGCCGCCGGAGCCGGCCGAGCCGGTCGAGCCCGTTGGCTCGCTGCGTGGCGGGCGGTTCGACCCCGGGCCGCGCGGTGCCGCCGCGCTCGCGCTCGTCGCGGTGCTCGCGGTCGCGGTGACGGCGTTCGTCGTCTGGCGCGGCCGCCCGCGCGCGGTCTCCGCGCCGCCGCCGCCGGCCGTCGCGGTCTCGACGGTCGCGCCAGCCATGCTCGTCGTGGACGTGACCGGCGCCGTACGCCGCCCCGGCCTGGTCCGCGTCCCCGCCGGCTCGCGCGTCGCCGACGCGCTCGCCGCGGCCGGTGGCGTCCGCCCCGGCGCCGCCACCACCGGCCTCAACCTCGCCCGGAAGGTCGTCGACGGCGAGCAGCTCGTCGTGGGCGGACCCGCCTCGCCGGGCGCGCCGGCTGCCGCCGCGTCCGGCGGGCTGGTCAACCTCAACACCGCCACCGCCGACGACCTCGACGCCCTCCCCGGCGTCGGCCCGGTGCTCGCGCAGCGCATCGTGGAGTGGCGGACGCAGCACGGGTCGTTCGCCAGCGTCGACCAGCTCCGCGAGGTGAGCGGTATCGGGGCGCGCAAGCTCGCGTCGTTGCGCGACCTCGTGGCCGTCTGA
- a CDS encoding DegV family protein, with translation MVAVVTDSTAYLPAGLAESHGIAVVPLTVTMGERTGREGVDLTPAEFAAWIARPGRRATTSQPSPAAFLDAFAACGSDEVVAVHLSGALSGTVGAADAAGRVSGLSVRVVDSRQTGMGLGFAALAAASAAAAGGSLDAVASAAAEAAARTRTFFYVDTLEHLRRGGRIGAAAALVGTALSVKPLLHIADGAIAPLEKVRTAAKAIARLEELAVAEAGSGPCCVAVHHLASADRATALLDRLRSRLPTLRESYLSEVGAVVGAHTGPGMLAVVVHRP, from the coding sequence GTGGTCGCCGTCGTCACCGACTCCACGGCGTACCTGCCGGCGGGGCTGGCCGAGTCGCACGGGATCGCGGTCGTGCCGCTGACCGTGACGATGGGGGAGCGGACCGGGCGGGAGGGCGTCGACCTGACGCCCGCGGAGTTCGCGGCGTGGATCGCCCGGCCCGGGCGGCGGGCGACGACGTCGCAGCCGTCGCCGGCGGCGTTCCTCGACGCGTTCGCGGCGTGCGGCTCGGACGAGGTCGTCGCCGTGCACCTGTCCGGCGCGCTCTCCGGCACCGTCGGCGCGGCCGACGCGGCCGGGCGCGTCTCCGGCCTGTCGGTGCGGGTCGTGGACTCGCGGCAGACCGGCATGGGGCTCGGCTTCGCGGCGCTCGCCGCGGCGTCGGCGGCCGCGGCCGGCGGCTCTCTGGATGCCGTCGCGTCGGCCGCCGCCGAGGCCGCCGCGCGGACCCGGACGTTCTTCTACGTCGACACGCTCGAGCACCTGCGCCGCGGCGGGCGGATCGGCGCCGCCGCCGCGCTCGTCGGCACCGCGCTGTCGGTGAAGCCGTTGCTGCACATCGCCGACGGCGCCATCGCGCCGTTGGAGAAGGTGCGGACCGCGGCCAAGGCGATCGCCCGGCTCGAGGAGCTGGCCGTGGCCGAGGCCGGCTCCGGGCCGTGCTGCGTCGCCGTCCACCACCTCGCCTCCGCCGACCGCGCGACCGCGCTGCTCGACCGGCTGCGGTCGCGCCTGCCGACGCTGCGCGAGTCGTACCTCTCCGAGGTCGGCGCGGTCGTCGGCGCGCACACCGGCCCCGGGATGCTCGCGGTCGTGGTGCACCGGCCGTGA
- a CDS encoding methyltransferase domain-containing protein, with protein MIRNEHVFRDVDGSGVAPALALYLEAVAARPEVRALHDRAVALLAPRPGERMLEVGCGLGADARELAAMVAPGEVVATDLSTAMLTSARERHDPALPVTYEHADVTDLPYEDASFDVVRVERVLQHVADVERACAEMARVLRPGGRLLAVDTDWGSFALDLAERDLVERCLAHAYRRFVSPRAALGLRRHLVGAGLADVSIEPFAFCYTSVGEAATLVPMVNDGIPAEADFVPAADREAWFAALRAADAAGTFTVGWTAYLAVAHKR; from the coding sequence ATGATCCGCAACGAGCACGTGTTCCGCGACGTGGACGGGTCCGGCGTGGCGCCGGCGCTGGCGCTGTACCTGGAGGCGGTGGCGGCGCGGCCGGAGGTGCGCGCGCTGCACGACCGCGCGGTCGCGCTGCTCGCGCCGCGGCCGGGGGAGCGGATGCTGGAGGTCGGCTGCGGCCTCGGCGCCGACGCCCGCGAGCTGGCGGCGATGGTCGCGCCGGGGGAGGTCGTCGCCACCGACCTCAGCACCGCGATGCTCACCTCCGCCCGTGAGCGCCACGACCCGGCGCTGCCGGTCACCTACGAGCACGCCGACGTGACGGACCTGCCGTACGAGGACGCGTCGTTCGACGTGGTCCGCGTCGAACGCGTCCTCCAGCACGTCGCGGACGTCGAACGCGCCTGCGCGGAGATGGCGCGGGTGCTGCGCCCGGGCGGGCGGCTGCTCGCGGTCGACACCGACTGGGGCTCGTTCGCGCTGGACCTGGCCGAGCGCGACCTCGTCGAGCGCTGCCTGGCGCACGCGTACCGGCGGTTCGTCTCCCCGCGCGCGGCGCTCGGCCTGCGCCGCCACCTGGTGGGCGCGGGGCTCGCCGACGTCAGCATCGAGCCGTTCGCGTTCTGCTACACCAGCGTCGGCGAGGCGGCGACGCTGGTGCCGATGGTCAACGACGGCATCCCGGCGGAGGCCGACTTCGTGCCGGCGGCGGACCGGGAGGCGTGGTTCGCGGCGCTGCGCGCGGCCGACGCGGCGGGTACGTTCACGGTCGGCTGGACGGCCTACCTGGCGGTGGCGCACAAGCGGTAG
- the rpsT gene encoding 30S ribosomal protein S20 encodes MANIKSQIKRIKTNEKARLRNKAVKSSLKTSVRRFREAAAAGDRDTALTALHDASRALDKAASKGVIHGNQAANRKSAMAKRAASL; translated from the coding sequence GTGGCGAACATCAAGTCGCAGATCAAGCGGATCAAGACGAACGAGAAGGCGCGGCTGCGCAACAAGGCGGTCAAGTCGTCGCTCAAGACGTCGGTCCGGCGCTTCCGCGAGGCCGCGGCGGCGGGCGACCGCGACACCGCGCTGACCGCGCTGCACGACGCGTCGCGCGCGCTGGACAAGGCCGCGAGCAAGGGCGTCATCCACGGCAACCAGGCGGCCAACCGCAAGTCCGCGATGGCCAAGCGCGCCGCGTCGCTCTAG
- the holA gene encoding DNA polymerase III subunit delta has protein sequence MPNDPSPPSPPSGGPPRPAPPPVAPLRGAAPPPAASPRGAASPPAGPPRPAPRADLRLAVPALGAWLAAALAAVHPRLTVATLALVTLAYATVLLRRVPRRHAALGAAALACAAAATLATTARNATRDGPLAALARDRAVVTLDLAVTADPRPLTGRVVGAQRVADTTLVLARAERVRRGPATLALRRPVTVFAPPAGWAARLPGERLRVTGRLRPSLDRDAGPVFEPFGRPVRLRAPSLAARTAGRLRAGLRDAAAVLPAEPRGLLPGLVVGDTTRLDPALREDFRRTGLTHVVAVSGQNVAILLAAVLLAARRIGVGPRTAAVAGAAALAFFVVLARPSPSVLRAAAMGGLGLAATVTGRERAAVRLLAAAVLFLVLLDPALARSLGFALSTAATAGLLLLGPPWRARLARRLPGWLADAVATPLAAQVACAPVLAAAFGRVSLVAVPVNVAAAPAVAPATVAGVAAAALAPLSPALARLAARAGGIPAAWLVRVAHTGSRLPAAQLGVPTGLTGAALTVAALAALAALLRRPRTRRLVATVAAAVTVAGGAAWTLSPGWPPAGWRFVACDVGQGDALVVRTTAGAVLVDAGPDPVAVDRCLRDLGVARFAAVVLTHFHADHVEGLPGALRGRRTPTVAVGPLAEPADERARVATWTAARRVPVRVAALGERWRAGDAAFDVLGPEAPFHGTASDPNNSSLVLRVTLTGLVLLLTGDVEEPAQLALLARGPVGHADVLKVPHHGSARQTAEFLDATGAAAAVVSVGRGNPYGHPAAATLGALAGNGMRTFRTDRDGDVAVTGRTGRVRVTGRRGRGLPPRRDPRAMAFAAAVERRRATAPALWCPVPPSSAPGRPGTARPPSPGPAARAPPRHPPWHHDGVPATTALAPVTLVHGDEELLVSRAVAAVVAAARARDPQVDVRDLPAAAADAATLSDLQTPSLFGELRLLVLRGVQDCADEVRDALLPLVQQPAEDAVLVLVHAGGVKAKKFADAVKAAGAQVVPCAKVDKLGDRLAFVQAEFDAARVEVTAGACRAIVDAVGGDLRELAGACGQLVADTVGTVDERAVARFFRGRADASGFAVADRALEGDVPGSLVELRQALAAGVDPVLVVAALARQLRTVAKVASAGRGRADAVAKDLKLAPWMVDKARRQSRGWAPDSLAAAHAAVAAADGEVKGGGTDPQFAVERAVLAVASSCGMAR, from the coding sequence GTGCCGAACGACCCGTCCCCGCCGTCCCCGCCGTCTGGCGGCCCGCCGCGTCCCGCGCCGCCGCCTGTCGCCCCGCTGCGCGGGGCCGCGCCTCCGCCCGCCGCCTCGCCGCGCGGGGCCGCGTCCCCGCCTGCCGGACCGCCGCGTCCCGCGCCGCGCGCCGACCTGCGGCTGGCCGTCCCCGCGCTCGGCGCGTGGCTCGCCGCCGCGCTCGCCGCCGTCCACCCGCGCCTCACCGTCGCGACGCTCGCCCTCGTCACGCTGGCCTACGCCACCGTCCTGCTCCGCCGCGTTCCGCGCCGCCACGCCGCGCTCGGCGCCGCCGCGCTCGCCTGCGCCGCCGCCGCGACCCTCGCCACCACCGCTCGCAACGCCACCCGCGACGGCCCGCTAGCTGCCCTCGCCCGCGACCGCGCCGTCGTCACCCTCGACCTCGCCGTCACCGCCGACCCGCGCCCGCTCACCGGCCGCGTCGTCGGCGCCCAGCGCGTCGCCGACACCACCCTCGTGCTCGCTCGCGCCGAACGCGTCCGGCGCGGCCCCGCCACGCTCGCGCTGCGCCGCCCGGTCACCGTGTTCGCCCCGCCCGCCGGGTGGGCCGCCCGCCTCCCCGGCGAACGCCTCCGCGTTACCGGCCGCCTCCGCCCCTCCCTCGACCGCGACGCCGGCCCGGTGTTCGAGCCGTTCGGCCGGCCCGTCCGCCTGCGCGCGCCGTCGCTCGCCGCCCGCACCGCCGGGCGCCTGCGCGCCGGTCTCCGCGACGCCGCCGCCGTGCTGCCCGCCGAGCCGCGCGGGCTGCTGCCCGGCCTCGTCGTCGGCGACACCACCCGGCTCGACCCCGCGCTGCGCGAGGACTTCCGCCGCACCGGCCTCACCCACGTCGTCGCCGTCTCCGGCCAGAACGTCGCCATCCTGCTGGCCGCCGTCCTCCTCGCCGCCCGCCGGATCGGCGTCGGTCCCCGCACCGCGGCGGTCGCCGGCGCGGCCGCGCTCGCGTTCTTCGTCGTGCTCGCCCGGCCGTCGCCGTCGGTGCTCCGCGCCGCCGCCATGGGCGGCCTCGGCCTCGCCGCCACCGTCACCGGCCGCGAACGCGCCGCCGTCCGCCTGCTCGCCGCCGCCGTGCTGTTCCTCGTGCTGCTCGACCCCGCGCTCGCGCGCTCGCTCGGGTTCGCGCTCTCCACCGCCGCCACCGCCGGGCTGCTGCTCCTCGGGCCCCCGTGGCGTGCCCGCCTCGCGCGCCGGCTGCCCGGCTGGCTGGCCGACGCCGTCGCCACGCCGCTCGCCGCGCAGGTGGCGTGCGCGCCGGTGCTCGCGGCGGCGTTCGGGCGGGTCAGCCTCGTCGCCGTCCCCGTCAACGTCGCCGCCGCGCCCGCCGTCGCCCCCGCCACCGTCGCGGGCGTCGCGGCCGCCGCGCTCGCGCCGTTGAGCCCGGCGCTCGCCCGGCTCGCCGCCCGTGCCGGCGGCATCCCCGCCGCGTGGCTGGTCCGCGTCGCGCACACCGGCTCCCGGCTGCCCGCCGCGCAGCTCGGCGTCCCCACCGGCCTGACCGGCGCCGCCCTCACCGTCGCCGCGCTCGCCGCCCTCGCCGCGCTGCTCCGCCGCCCGCGCACCCGCCGCCTCGTCGCCACCGTCGCGGCCGCCGTCACCGTCGCCGGCGGCGCCGCCTGGACCCTCTCGCCCGGCTGGCCGCCGGCCGGCTGGCGGTTCGTCGCCTGCGACGTCGGCCAGGGCGACGCGCTCGTCGTCCGCACCACGGCCGGCGCCGTGCTGGTCGACGCCGGCCCCGACCCGGTCGCCGTCGACCGCTGCCTCCGCGACCTCGGCGTCGCGCGGTTCGCTGCGGTCGTGCTCACCCACTTCCACGCCGACCACGTCGAGGGGCTGCCCGGCGCGCTGCGCGGCCGCCGCACCCCGACCGTCGCGGTCGGCCCGCTCGCCGAGCCCGCCGACGAACGCGCCCGCGTCGCCACCTGGACCGCCGCCCGCCGCGTGCCGGTCCGCGTCGCCGCGCTGGGCGAACGCTGGCGCGCCGGCGATGCGGCGTTCGACGTGCTCGGCCCGGAGGCGCCGTTCCACGGCACCGCCTCCGACCCCAACAACAGTTCGCTCGTGCTGCGCGTCACGCTGACCGGCCTCGTGCTGCTGCTCACCGGCGACGTCGAGGAGCCGGCCCAGCTCGCGCTCCTCGCCCGCGGCCCGGTCGGCCACGCCGACGTCCTCAAGGTGCCGCACCACGGCTCCGCCCGGCAGACCGCCGAGTTCCTCGACGCGACCGGTGCCGCCGCCGCCGTCGTCAGCGTCGGCCGCGGCAACCCCTACGGCCACCCCGCCGCCGCCACCCTCGGCGCGCTCGCCGGCAACGGCATGCGCACGTTCCGCACCGACCGCGACGGCGACGTGGCGGTCACCGGCCGCACCGGCCGGGTCCGCGTCACCGGACGCCGCGGCCGCGGGCTACCGCCCCGCCGCGACCCGCGCGCGATGGCGTTCGCCGCCGCCGTCGAACGCCGCCGCGCCACCGCGCCCGCCCTCTGGTGCCCGGTCCCGCCGTCCTCCGCGCCGGGCCGGCCCGGCACCGCGCGACCGCCGTCCCCAGGTCCGGCCGCCCGCGCCCCGCCGCGCCACCCGCCGTGGCACCATGACGGCGTGCCCGCCACGACCGCGCTCGCCCCGGTGACGCTCGTGCACGGCGACGAGGAGCTCCTCGTCAGCCGCGCCGTCGCCGCCGTTGTCGCGGCCGCCCGGGCACGCGACCCCCAGGTGGACGTGCGCGACCTCCCGGCGGCCGCCGCCGACGCCGCGACCCTGTCCGACCTCCAGACGCCGTCGCTGTTCGGCGAGCTCCGGCTGCTCGTGCTCCGAGGCGTCCAGGACTGCGCCGACGAGGTCCGCGACGCGCTGCTGCCGCTCGTGCAGCAGCCGGCCGAGGACGCGGTGCTCGTGCTCGTGCACGCCGGCGGCGTGAAGGCGAAGAAGTTCGCCGACGCGGTCAAGGCGGCCGGCGCGCAGGTCGTGCCGTGCGCCAAGGTCGACAAGCTCGGCGACCGGCTGGCGTTCGTGCAGGCGGAGTTCGACGCCGCGCGCGTCGAGGTCACCGCCGGCGCCTGCCGCGCGATCGTCGACGCCGTTGGCGGCGACCTGCGCGAGCTCGCCGGCGCCTGCGGCCAGCTCGTCGCCGACACCGTCGGCACCGTGGACGAACGCGCCGTCGCGCGGTTCTTCCGCGGCCGCGCCGACGCGAGCGGCTTCGCCGTGGCCGACCGGGCGCTGGAGGGCGACGTGCCGGGCTCGCTCGTGGAGCTGCGGCAGGCGTTGGCCGCGGGTGTCGACCCGGTGCTCGTCGTCGCCGCGCTCGCGCGCCAGCTCCGGACCGTCGCCAAGGTCGCCTCCGCCGGTCGCGGGCGCGCCGACGCGGTCGCCAAGGACCTGAAGCTCGCGCCGTGGATGGTCGACAAGGCCCGCCGCCAGAGCCGCGGCTGGGCCCCCGACTCGCTCGCCGCCGCGCACGCCGCCGTCGCCGCCGCCGACGGCGAGGTCAAGGGCGGCGGCACCGACCCCCAGTTCGCCGTCGAACGCGCGGTCCTCGCCGTCGCGTCCTCCTGTGGGATGGCCCGATGA